From a single Lactococcus allomyrinae genomic region:
- the nrdH gene encoding glutaredoxin-like protein NrdH yields MVTVYSKNNCMQCRMVKKFLTEHDVTFKEINVDENPEFIAHLKDDLNFMATPVVETENIAFYGFAPDKLKALANN; encoded by the coding sequence ATGGTTACTGTTTATTCAAAAAACAACTGTATGCAATGCAGAATGGTTAAAAAATTTTTAACTGAACATGATGTTACTTTCAAAGAAATCAACGTAGATGAGAATCCTGAGTTTATTGCTCATTTAAAAGATGACCTTAATTTCATGGCAACCCCTGTTGTTGAAACTGAAAACATCGCTTTTTATGGTTTTGCGCCTGATAAGCTGAAAGCATTAGCAAACAATTAA
- a CDS encoding DUF1351 domain-containing protein, translating to MNELSVKFIPASIELVQQKEFEQQIIDIANKYSNLVVTQETLKESRETRAELNGVIKDLESKRKQVKAHINEPYEAFAGWLKQATLSLTDTISKIDAGIKECERNTRELRLQILTANLEKICEDKELQINGKVMDSRIFDAELSKMALAVNFTKDMNLTKVAREKLQELVEVEFNAKKELALATDSINTVAFSVNLEPRPYLQLFVQGKPIAEVLVMIQKDAQAKDERRRLAEQIQIEKAEKAKQAELAKQEATRQAKVMSSAEPPHQKVIDPYPAQLIFSIDFETVAQKDFFKSVMEDNGFEYVVKSFESRNPEYLKVLEQKKAQENNSVA from the coding sequence ATGAATGAATTGTCAGTTAAATTTATTCCCGCAAGTATTGAACTTGTTCAACAAAAAGAATTTGAGCAACAAATTATTGATATTGCTAATAAATATTCTAATTTGGTAGTGACTCAAGAAACATTGAAAGAATCTCGCGAAACACGGGCAGAATTGAACGGTGTGATAAAAGACTTAGAGTCTAAAAGAAAACAGGTCAAAGCTCATATCAATGAGCCTTACGAGGCTTTCGCAGGATGGCTTAAACAGGCAACACTTTCTTTAACAGATACAATTTCAAAGATTGATGCAGGAATTAAAGAATGCGAACGGAATACTCGTGAGCTTCGATTACAAATTCTTACAGCAAATCTTGAAAAAATTTGTGAAGATAAAGAATTGCAAATTAATGGGAAAGTTATGGATTCTCGCATCTTTGATGCAGAGCTATCAAAAATGGCTTTAGCTGTTAATTTTACAAAAGATATGAACTTGACTAAAGTGGCACGCGAAAAGCTTCAAGAATTAGTAGAAGTTGAATTTAATGCTAAAAAAGAATTAGCTTTGGCGACAGATTCAATCAATACAGTGGCTTTTAGCGTAAATCTTGAACCGCGTCCGTATCTTCAACTCTTTGTGCAGGGGAAACCTATTGCGGAAGTTTTGGTAATGATACAAAAGGATGCACAGGCAAAAGATGAACGTAGAAGGCTTGCGGAGCAAATACAGATTGAAAAAGCTGAAAAAGCCAAGCAAGCTGAGTTAGCAAAGCAAGAAGCGACACGGCAAGCAAAAGTGATGTCTTCTGCCGAGCCACCACATCAAAAGGTTATTGACCCATATCCAGCTCAACTCATTTTTTCGATTGACTTTGAAACTGTCGCACAAAAAGACTTCTTCAAATCAGTTATGGAAGATAATGGGTTTGAGTATGTGGTGAAATCTTTTGAATCGCGTAATCCGGAATACCTTAAAGTACTTGAACAGAAAAAAGCTCAGGAAAATAATTCTGTTGCATAA